One genomic region from Glaciimonas sp. PAMC28666 encodes:
- the selA gene encoding L-seryl-tRNA(Sec) selenium transferase: MTEKQAATGSLANLTTNSAESSERAFAGRLPSVERVLADAASAPLVAQYGRTQTLTALRSLLAELRVELVGGNSTSDVPPGIAGLTAVLAERLAKTAVSSIKQVFNLTGTVLHTNLGRALLPDVAICAVVDALRSPMNLEFDLVTGKRGDRDDLVEELLCELTGAEAATVVNNNAAAVLLMLSALAPRREVIVSRGELVEIGGAFRIPDIMMRAGAKLREVGTTNRTHVADYADAISPRSALLMKVHCSNYAIQGFTTSVEVDQLAQLTKEHGTPTVVDLGSGTLVDLSQYGLPHETTVRETIEAGADVVTFSGDKLLGGPQAGLIVGRADLIKKIKRHPLKRALRVGKLTLAALEPVLALYRSPEFLPERLTTLRLLTRSQSAMRVQAENLLPIVQRTVGPAVVVTAEPLFSQIGSGALPVDLLPSYGLALRMNASQQRGRGLGKVERMLRDLPRPVIGRIANDTLLLDLRCLEDADEAQFIAQLLKLSS; this comes from the coding sequence ATGACAGAAAAGCAAGCGGCGACCGGATCGTTAGCAAATTTAACGACGAATTCAGCAGAGTCCAGCGAGCGTGCTTTTGCCGGACGGCTGCCCTCAGTCGAACGCGTTCTCGCAGATGCCGCGAGTGCGCCATTGGTTGCGCAATATGGACGCACGCAGACATTAACTGCACTGCGGTCATTGCTGGCCGAGTTGCGGGTGGAACTTGTTGGCGGAAATTCCACCAGCGATGTACCGCCTGGCATAGCTGGATTGACCGCCGTCCTTGCCGAGCGTCTGGCCAAGACGGCGGTTTCATCGATCAAACAAGTCTTCAATCTCACCGGGACGGTATTGCATACCAATCTCGGCAGAGCATTGTTGCCCGACGTGGCGATTTGCGCAGTGGTGGATGCATTGCGTTCGCCGATGAATCTCGAGTTCGACCTGGTGACCGGAAAGCGTGGTGACCGCGACGATCTGGTGGAAGAGTTGCTGTGTGAATTGACTGGCGCTGAAGCTGCGACTGTTGTCAATAATAACGCTGCCGCCGTATTACTGATGCTCAGCGCGCTGGCACCACGGCGCGAAGTGATCGTTTCACGCGGTGAGCTGGTCGAGATCGGCGGTGCGTTCCGCATTCCGGACATTATGATGCGGGCAGGTGCCAAGCTGCGTGAAGTTGGGACCACCAATCGCACCCATGTGGCTGATTATGCGGATGCCATTAGTCCCCGCAGCGCGTTGCTGATGAAGGTCCATTGCAGTAATTATGCGATTCAGGGATTTACCACCAGCGTGGAGGTTGACCAACTTGCTCAACTCACCAAAGAGCATGGGACACCCACTGTGGTGGATCTGGGTAGCGGAACGTTAGTTGATCTTTCCCAATACGGATTGCCTCACGAGACTACAGTGCGCGAGACGATTGAAGCCGGTGCAGACGTCGTCACATTCAGCGGTGACAAACTGCTCGGCGGCCCCCAGGCTGGTCTGATCGTTGGTCGTGCTGATCTGATTAAAAAAATCAAGCGCCATCCGCTTAAACGTGCCCTACGCGTAGGCAAGCTGACGCTCGCTGCGCTGGAGCCAGTGCTCGCGTTATATCGCAGTCCTGAGTTTCTGCCAGAGCGTCTGACAACGTTGCGGCTTTTGACGCGCTCTCAGTCCGCCATGCGGGTGCAGGCAGAAAATCTGTTGCCGATCGTTCAGCGGACGGTCGGACCAGCAGTTGTGGTAACAGCCGAGCCGCTGTTCAGCCAGATTGGCAGCGGCGCATTGCCGGTTGACTTACTACCGAGTTATGGCCTCGCGCTGCGCATGAACGCGTCGCAGCAGCGTGGACGTGGGTTGGGCAAGGTTGAACGAATGTTGCGCGACTTGCCGCGTCCGGTCATCGGGCGTATTGCCAATGATACGTTGTTGCTGGATTTACGTTGTCTGGAAGATGCGGATGAAGCGCAGTTTATCGCACAACTTCTCAAGCTTTCATCATGA
- the fdhE gene encoding formate dehydrogenase accessory protein FdhE has product MQRILERGEIESLDHITIPRLRLPPSDGVFKARAARLRKLAANEIAGTPVSTELSGYLLLMADVVEAQDAVFASLTDADAALPDQNMLEMARQHAMPPLPLAGARPLAWHAIFARLLTSLAPSAKSRPQLVPVLAALQALDTASLDTFADAVLNQRIEEVDPAHAPFIAAALQILWTHRASKLMLQDVPTLETAALCPVCGSHPVASVVRIGGQSQGYRYLHCELCASEWHMVRVKCSHCEKNANIAYQGLRSRDTEMDAEIDAKKVSAPLKANKANDAQKVIRAETCDDCHTYRKIVNQEHDYEVEPLADDLASLMLDVLVTEAGYNRASMNPLLWFSGPA; this is encoded by the coding sequence GTGCAGCGAATTCTTGAACGTGGAGAAATTGAATCCCTCGATCACATTACCATCCCGCGCTTACGCTTGCCACCTTCGGACGGGGTATTCAAGGCGCGCGCGGCGCGTCTGCGTAAATTAGCGGCGAATGAAATAGCAGGCACACCGGTGAGTACCGAATTAAGCGGGTATTTACTGCTGATGGCGGACGTGGTCGAAGCGCAGGATGCGGTGTTCGCATCGTTGACTGACGCCGACGCGGCGCTACCCGATCAAAACATGCTCGAGATGGCTCGCCAACATGCAATGCCGCCGTTACCCTTGGCTGGCGCAAGACCGCTGGCCTGGCACGCGATTTTTGCGCGGCTTCTGACCTCTTTGGCACCTTCCGCCAAGAGTCGGCCGCAGTTGGTTCCAGTGCTCGCGGCGTTGCAAGCGCTCGATACAGCGTCGTTGGATACCTTTGCGGATGCGGTTCTGAACCAACGCATCGAAGAAGTCGACCCGGCCCATGCACCATTTATCGCGGCGGCACTACAAATATTGTGGACGCATCGGGCTAGCAAGTTAATGCTCCAGGACGTGCCAACGCTGGAAACTGCCGCTTTATGTCCTGTCTGCGGCTCTCATCCGGTGGCAAGCGTGGTAAGGATTGGCGGACAGTCACAAGGTTATCGATATCTGCATTGCGAATTGTGCGCAAGCGAATGGCACATGGTGCGCGTTAAGTGCTCCCATTGCGAAAAAAATGCCAACATCGCGTATCAAGGGCTACGTTCCCGGGATACTGAAATGGATGCCGAAATCGACGCAAAGAAAGTTTCGGCACCCCTCAAGGCTAATAAGGCCAACGACGCCCAAAAGGTCATTCGAGCCGAAACATGCGACGATTGCCATACCTATCGCAAGATAGTCAACCAGGAGCATGATTACGAGGTCGAACCGCTGGCGGACGACCTTGCCAGTTTGATGCTGGATGTTCTGGTGACCGAAGCCGGCTATAACCGCGCCAGTATGAATCCCTTATTATGGTTTAGCGGCCCCGCATGA
- a CDS encoding formate dehydrogenase subunit gamma produces MKPELKELKEHRSPPLILRYTPNERSNHWITAITFVLLALSGLALFHPAMFWLTALFGGGQWTRILHPFVGVVMFVSFAFLVLRFWHHNFFEEGDVQWLKQIDDVLANREDKLPEIGRYNAGQKLLFFTLVFCMLGLLASGIVIWRAYFAFYFPIPVIRAAALLHAFCAFVLIIGIIVHIYAGFWIKGSIGAMVRGTVSYGWARKHHPRWFRESVKNRQDVGD; encoded by the coding sequence ATGAAACCCGAGCTGAAAGAGTTGAAAGAACATCGCTCGCCACCGCTGATCTTGCGCTACACGCCGAATGAACGCAGTAATCACTGGATTACGGCAATTACGTTCGTGTTGCTGGCTCTTTCCGGGCTTGCGCTATTTCATCCAGCGATGTTCTGGCTGACTGCGCTGTTTGGAGGCGGGCAGTGGACGCGAATCTTGCATCCATTCGTCGGTGTTGTGATGTTTGTATCGTTCGCATTTCTGGTATTGCGATTTTGGCATCACAACTTCTTCGAGGAGGGCGATGTCCAATGGTTGAAGCAGATCGATGATGTGCTCGCAAATCGGGAGGATAAACTGCCTGAAATCGGTCGCTATAACGCCGGACAAAAGTTGCTGTTCTTTACCTTGGTGTTCTGCATGCTGGGATTACTGGCATCCGGTATTGTGATCTGGCGCGCTTATTTTGCGTTTTACTTTCCTATTCCGGTCATTCGGGCAGCCGCGTTGTTACATGCATTTTGCGCGTTTGTTCTGATCATTGGTATTATTGTTCACATCTATGCGGGTTTTTGGATCAAGGGTTCCATCGGAGCAATGGTCAGAGGTACTGTCAGTTATGGCTGGGCCCGAAAGCATCACCCGCGCTGGTTCAGGGAAAGTGTCAAAAACAGACAGGATGTTGGCGATTGA
- the fdxH gene encoding formate dehydrogenase subunit beta, producing the protein MSMQSLDIRRLSATTVQPPMVREPVTGTVAKLIDVSKCIGCKACQTACMEWNDLRDEIGDTSGTYDNPRDLTDKSWTVMRFSEYENQESNLEWLIRKDGCMHCEDPGCLKACPAPGAIVQYTNGIVDFHQENCIGCGYCIAGCPFDVPRISKQDHRAYKCTLCSDRVAVGQEPACVKTCPTGAIVFGTKEDMKQHAEERIEDLKSRGFDKAGLYDPAGVGGTHVMYVLHHADQPSLYHGLPNNPRISPMVSLWKGIAKPLAVAGLALAALSGFFHYTRVGPAEVTDEEEREAQEAARKIQEEQQGELR; encoded by the coding sequence ATGTCAATGCAATCACTTGATATCCGCCGTCTGTCGGCAACCACAGTCCAGCCACCGATGGTGCGTGAGCCTGTCACAGGCACTGTCGCCAAGTTGATCGATGTCTCCAAATGCATCGGTTGCAAGGCATGCCAGACCGCTTGTATGGAATGGAACGATCTGCGCGATGAGATTGGTGATACTAGCGGTACGTATGATAATCCGCGCGATCTGACCGATAAATCGTGGACCGTAATGCGGTTTTCTGAATATGAAAATCAGGAAAGCAACTTGGAGTGGCTGATTCGCAAAGATGGTTGTATGCATTGCGAAGATCCGGGCTGCCTGAAAGCTTGTCCGGCTCCCGGTGCCATTGTGCAATACACGAACGGCATCGTGGATTTTCATCAGGAAAACTGTATCGGTTGCGGCTATTGTATTGCCGGATGTCCGTTTGATGTGCCGCGGATATCGAAGCAAGATCATCGTGCTTACAAGTGTACTTTGTGCTCCGACCGGGTAGCGGTTGGACAAGAGCCTGCATGCGTTAAAACCTGTCCGACTGGTGCCATTGTATTTGGTACGAAAGAAGACATGAAGCAGCATGCCGAAGAGCGTATCGAAGATTTGAAATCACGCGGTTTCGACAAGGCCGGATTGTACGACCCAGCCGGCGTCGGCGGCACGCATGTAATGTACGTTTTACATCATGCCGATCAGCCGTCTCTTTATCACGGCTTACCCAATAATCCGCGTATTAGTCCAATGGTGTCGCTATGGAAGGGTATCGCCAAACCGCTGGCAGTGGCGGGTCTGGCGTTAGCAGCCTTATCCGGATTCTTCCATTACACCCGCGTCGGACCAGCCGAAGTGACGGATGAAGAGGAGCGTGAAGCGCAGGAAGCGGCACGCAAAATTCAGGAAGAGCAGCAAGGAGAGTTGAGATGA
- the fdnG gene encoding formate dehydrogenase-N subunit alpha — MVQLSRRQFLKVTGSTLAGSSLALLGFAPIAALAEVRQYKLSRTTETRNTCPYCSVGCGILMYGLGDGAKNVSSSILHIEGDPDHPVNRGTLCPKGASLIDFIHSPSRLLAPEYRAPGDDKWQKISWNDALDKIAGLMKKDRDENFIEKNAAGATVNRWLTTGMLAASAGSNEVGYLTHKTIRSLGMLTFDNQARVUHGPTVAGLAPTFGRGAMTNHWVDIKNADVILVMGGNAAEAHPCGFKWVTEAKAHNKARLIVVDPRFTRTASVADFHVPTRTGTDIVFLGAIINYLLVNDKIQHEYVRNYTDMPFIVREDFAFNDGLYSGYSEKAGGYPDKSTWDYEMGSDGFAKIDPTLQHPRCVYQLMKIHYARYTPEMVERICGVPSDKFHKVAEALASTATAGRAGTILYALGWTHHSTGAQIIRTGAMVQLLLGNIGIAGGGMNALRGHSNIQGLTDLGLMSNLLPGYMTLPGEKEQDFDAYIAARATQPLRPNQLSYWKNYRSFHVSFMKTWWGDAATPENNWAYDYLPKLDKPYDLLQAIELMHQGKMNGYIAQGFNMLASAPSKQKVTEALSKLKWLVVMDPLAVETAEFWKPHGEFHDVDPAKIQTEVFRLPTTCFAEERGSLVSSARWLQWHWQGSEPPGLARSDLDIMSGIFLRMRTMYKRDGGKFPDPIVNLTWDYANPESPTPEELAKEFNGKALVDLYDLKDKTKLLAKKGEQLPSFAMLRDDGTTTSGCWIFCGAWTQAGNQMGRRDNTDPTGIGQTLNWAWAWPLNRRVLYNRASCDVKGKPFDAKRKLIGWNGTAWNGPDIPDFKADEPPENGMGPFIMLGEGVARFFARNAMAEGPFPEHYEPFENPLGYNPMHPKNPLAVSNPAARIFPQDRAQLGKHEDYPHIATSYRLTEHFHFWTKHAKLNAIIQPEQFVEIGEELAKEVGVVAGEKVRVSSKRGHIIAKAVVTKRIKSLMIEGKKMHTVGLPIHWGFTGVAKPGYLINTLTPSVGDANSQTPEFKSFLVKVEKA; from the coding sequence ATGGTTCAATTATCAAGGCGCCAGTTTCTTAAAGTTACTGGTTCCACACTGGCTGGTTCAAGCCTGGCTTTGCTAGGCTTTGCGCCGATTGCGGCGCTGGCGGAAGTTCGCCAATACAAGCTTTCTCGCACCACCGAAACGCGTAATACATGTCCGTACTGTTCGGTTGGTTGCGGCATCCTGATGTACGGCCTTGGCGACGGGGCGAAGAATGTTTCGTCCAGCATTCTACATATTGAAGGCGATCCGGACCATCCGGTAAATCGCGGCACATTATGTCCAAAAGGCGCAAGTCTGATTGACTTTATTCATAGCCCAAGTCGGTTACTTGCGCCGGAATACCGCGCACCCGGTGACGACAAGTGGCAAAAAATATCGTGGAACGATGCACTGGATAAAATCGCCGGTCTGATGAAAAAAGATCGCGATGAGAATTTCATCGAAAAAAATGCAGCGGGCGCGACGGTCAATCGTTGGTTGACCACCGGAATGCTGGCGGCATCAGCGGGCAGTAACGAAGTTGGTTACCTGACGCACAAAACGATTCGTAGTTTGGGAATGTTGACGTTCGACAACCAAGCGCGCGTTTGACACGGACCGACGGTGGCAGGTCTTGCCCCGACGTTTGGCCGTGGTGCGATGACGAATCATTGGGTCGACATCAAGAATGCCGATGTGATCCTTGTGATGGGCGGCAATGCCGCTGAAGCACACCCATGTGGATTCAAATGGGTAACAGAAGCAAAGGCGCATAACAAGGCGCGCCTGATCGTGGTCGACCCGCGGTTTACCCGCACCGCTTCGGTGGCGGATTTTCACGTCCCGACCCGGACTGGTACCGATATTGTGTTTCTTGGCGCGATCATCAACTACTTGTTGGTGAACGATAAGATTCAACATGAGTACGTACGCAATTACACCGATATGCCGTTTATTGTGCGTGAGGACTTTGCGTTCAATGACGGTTTGTATTCTGGCTACAGCGAAAAAGCTGGTGGTTATCCAGATAAAAGCACGTGGGATTACGAGATGGGCAGTGATGGCTTTGCCAAAATTGACCCTACCTTGCAACATCCACGCTGCGTCTATCAGTTGATGAAAATACACTATGCGCGATACACGCCAGAAATGGTGGAGCGTATCTGCGGTGTGCCATCAGATAAATTTCATAAGGTAGCCGAAGCATTAGCCTCAACCGCCACTGCCGGTCGTGCTGGTACTATTTTGTACGCCTTGGGTTGGACGCATCACTCCACCGGCGCGCAAATTATTCGTACCGGCGCGATGGTGCAGTTGCTGTTGGGAAATATCGGCATCGCTGGCGGTGGCATGAACGCGTTGCGTGGCCACTCAAATATCCAGGGTCTGACCGATTTGGGCTTGATGTCCAACCTGTTGCCAGGTTATATGACGCTGCCGGGTGAGAAAGAACAGGATTTCGACGCCTACATTGCCGCTCGGGCGACGCAGCCATTGCGTCCTAATCAATTAAGTTATTGGAAAAATTATCGCAGTTTTCATGTCAGCTTCATGAAGACGTGGTGGGGCGATGCTGCCACGCCAGAAAATAACTGGGCTTACGACTACTTGCCCAAGCTCGATAAGCCGTATGATTTATTGCAGGCGATTGAGTTGATGCACCAGGGCAAGATGAACGGTTACATTGCGCAAGGCTTTAACATGCTTGCGTCTGCGCCGAGCAAGCAAAAGGTCACCGAAGCCCTGTCAAAATTGAAGTGGCTAGTCGTGATGGATCCGCTCGCGGTCGAAACGGCTGAGTTCTGGAAACCGCACGGCGAATTTCACGACGTCGATCCCGCAAAGATTCAAACCGAAGTATTCCGTTTGCCAACTACCTGTTTCGCTGAAGAGCGCGGGTCGCTGGTCAGTTCCGCACGTTGGTTGCAATGGCATTGGCAGGGTTCAGAGCCGCCAGGTTTAGCCCGCAGCGATCTGGATATTATGTCCGGTATTTTCCTGCGTATGCGCACGATGTATAAGCGCGATGGCGGCAAGTTCCCTGATCCTATTGTCAACCTGACATGGGATTACGCTAACCCTGAAAGTCCAACGCCCGAAGAACTGGCGAAGGAATTTAATGGGAAGGCGTTGGTCGACCTCTATGATCTGAAGGACAAGACCAAGTTATTGGCGAAGAAAGGCGAGCAATTGCCGTCCTTTGCTATGTTACGCGACGACGGGACAACCACGAGCGGATGCTGGATATTTTGCGGTGCGTGGACGCAAGCGGGCAATCAGATGGGCCGCCGTGACAATACGGATCCTACCGGCATTGGGCAGACTCTGAATTGGGCTTGGGCTTGGCCGCTGAATCGGCGCGTTCTGTACAACCGTGCATCGTGCGATGTGAAGGGCAAACCGTTCGATGCCAAACGGAAACTGATCGGCTGGAATGGCACGGCCTGGAACGGTCCGGATATTCCTGACTTTAAGGCTGACGAACCACCAGAAAACGGGATGGGGCCGTTCATTATGTTGGGTGAGGGCGTTGCGCGCTTCTTCGCCCGCAATGCGATGGCTGAGGGTCCTTTTCCAGAGCATTACGAGCCATTTGAAAACCCGCTCGGTTATAACCCGATGCACCCGAAAAATCCGCTTGCCGTTAGCAACCCGGCGGCTCGGATATTCCCGCAGGATCGTGCGCAGCTCGGTAAACATGAGGATTATCCGCACATCGCTACCAGTTATCGTTTGACGGAGCATTTCCATTTCTGGACCAAGCATGCAAAGCTGAATGCGATTATTCAGCCTGAGCAGTTTGTTGAGATCGGTGAGGAATTGGCAAAAGAAGTCGGCGTTGTGGCGGGTGAGAAAGTGCGGGTCAGTTCGAAGCGAGGGCACATTATTGCCAAAGCGGTGGTGACCAAACGGATCAAATCGTTGATGATTGAAGGTAAAAAAATGCACACAGTCGGACTCCCGATACATTGGGGTTTTACGGGTGTTGCAAAGCCCGGATATCTGATAAACACCCTCACACCCTCGGTCGGTGATGCGAATTCTCAGACACCGGAATTCAAATCTTTCCTGGTGAAGGTAGAAAAAGCATGA
- the tkt gene encoding transketolase produces MSSSCSFTEVDQLCVNALRFLSVDAVQLANSGHPGLPLDAAPMAYVLWGHVLKHHPANPQWFDRDRFVLSAGHGSALLYSLIHLTGYDLPLEQMKKFRQWGSMTPGHPERGQTPGVEITTGPLGQGFGNGVGMAITETHLAAHYNRDGFKVINHFTYGIVSDGDLMEGVASEAASLAGHLQLGKLIYLYDDNNMTLSAGTEMAFSEDRAQRFDAYGWHTQIVQDGNDLSSIAKALENARSETSRPSLILVRTHLGYGSPNKQDTFEAHGSPLGTEEVRLTKRNLGWPEEPPFYVPDAARTHFKKINDRGENSEADWNATLAAYEKQFPELASELKQRMAGGAGQLAEGWDADIPHFPADEKGMATRIASGKVMNAIAAHFPALIGGSADLDPSTMTGLKGLGDFQPSGVSARDRQGSSGGGWSLDGRNLHFGVREHAMGAIINGMAGHGGVVPFGATFLVFSDYMRPSIRLAALSGLQAVFVFTHDSIALGEDGPTHQPVEQLASLRAIPQLIVIRPADANETAQAWRVAIGSADRPVALILTRQNLPTLDRTQFAAADGLQRGAYILADVPGGNPDVILIATGSEVKLIIAAREQLLKQNIQARVVSMPSWELFDAQAQEYRDVVLPPSSSARLAVEAGVSQGWHRYIGDSGDMISVDRFGASAAGEVVLKEYGFTVENVVQKALALIRR; encoded by the coding sequence ATGTCTTCATCATGTTCATTCACAGAAGTTGATCAGTTGTGCGTCAACGCATTACGTTTTCTATCGGTCGACGCTGTCCAACTTGCTAATAGCGGCCATCCCGGCTTACCCCTTGATGCAGCACCAATGGCGTACGTGCTTTGGGGACATGTCCTCAAGCACCATCCTGCCAATCCGCAATGGTTTGACCGTGATCGCTTTGTCCTTTCAGCGGGACATGGCTCGGCCTTGTTATACAGCCTGATCCATTTAACCGGTTACGATCTGCCGCTCGAGCAGATGAAAAAGTTTCGGCAATGGGGCAGCATGACCCCTGGGCATCCGGAACGAGGACAAACACCAGGCGTGGAGATAACCACAGGACCACTCGGCCAGGGATTTGGAAATGGCGTAGGTATGGCGATAACCGAAACGCATTTGGCGGCCCACTATAATCGCGATGGCTTTAAAGTTATCAACCATTTTACCTATGGCATCGTCAGCGATGGCGACCTGATGGAGGGCGTGGCATCCGAAGCCGCATCGCTGGCAGGACATTTGCAATTGGGTAAGTTGATTTATTTATATGACGACAACAACATGACGCTATCTGCCGGCACCGAAATGGCCTTCAGCGAAGACCGTGCGCAGCGCTTCGACGCGTATGGCTGGCACACGCAGATTGTGCAAGACGGTAATGATCTGAGCAGCATTGCCAAAGCATTAGAGAACGCGCGCTCGGAAACTAGTCGCCCTTCCTTGATACTGGTCCGCACCCATCTTGGCTATGGCTCACCTAACAAGCAGGATACGTTCGAAGCCCACGGTTCACCGCTGGGCACCGAAGAGGTGCGCCTGACCAAGCGCAATTTGGGATGGCCGGAAGAACCGCCCTTTTATGTTCCGGATGCCGCCCGCACGCATTTTAAAAAAATAAATGATCGCGGCGAAAACAGCGAGGCTGACTGGAACGCAACGTTAGCCGCCTATGAAAAACAATTTCCCGAACTGGCAAGCGAATTGAAACAGCGCATGGCGGGCGGAGCCGGTCAACTTGCCGAAGGCTGGGATGCCGACATTCCGCACTTCCCGGCAGACGAGAAAGGGATGGCTACAAGGATTGCGTCTGGCAAGGTTATGAATGCTATCGCGGCGCATTTCCCCGCTTTGATCGGCGGCTCGGCAGATCTGGACCCATCCACCATGACGGGATTAAAAGGCTTGGGAGATTTTCAGCCTAGTGGTGTCAGCGCTCGCGACAGACAGGGCTCAAGTGGTGGCGGATGGAGTCTTGATGGTCGCAATCTGCATTTTGGGGTGCGTGAACATGCGATGGGCGCAATCATCAATGGAATGGCTGGACACGGCGGCGTGGTGCCCTTCGGCGCAACTTTTCTGGTGTTCTCCGACTACATGCGCCCTTCGATACGCCTCGCTGCGCTATCCGGGTTGCAGGCGGTTTTTGTGTTTACCCACGACAGCATCGCTCTTGGCGAAGATGGGCCGACCCACCAGCCGGTCGAGCAGCTTGCAAGCCTGCGCGCCATCCCGCAACTAATCGTCATTCGCCCTGCCGATGCCAACGAAACCGCGCAGGCCTGGCGCGTTGCCATCGGGTCAGCGGATCGCCCGGTAGCGTTAATATTAACGCGACAAAATTTACCAACTCTGGACCGAACCCAGTTTGCAGCCGCCGACGGTTTGCAACGCGGCGCTTACATTTTGGCGGACGTGCCAGGCGGCAATCCCGATGTCATTCTGATCGCTACCGGTTCCGAAGTAAAACTGATTATTGCCGCACGCGAACAACTACTCAAACAAAATATTCAGGCGCGCGTGGTATCGATGCCCAGCTGGGAATTATTCGATGCGCAAGCACAGGAATATCGAGATGTCGTGCTGCCGCCGTCCAGTTCGGCAAGACTTGCGGTTGAGGCTGGCGTTTCACAAGGCTGGCATCGCTACATAGGCGATAGCGGCGACATGATCTCGGTCGATCGTTTCGGTGCGTCAGCGGCTGGCGAGGTGGTGTTAAAGGAATATGGTTTCACCGTTGAAAACGTCGTTCAAAAGGCACTGGCGTTGATTCGGCGCTGA
- a CDS encoding glucoamylase family protein, which translates to MLFERFFPRPHLAVGGYSGLFISIAMSAKKLCTEAELELLQRESFSYFLHETNPQNGLVIDKSAPGWPASVAAVGLALSAYPVAVERGFISRAAAVERVLVTLRFFWNSPQGTEADATGYKGFYYHFLDMSTGQRVWNCELSTIDSAFFLAGALTAGRYFAAPSPEETEIRTLAEALYLRADWQWAQADGAAVSMGWTPESGFLPYRWKGYDEALLLYILGCGSPTHPLTATSYAGWTSAYQWERHYGIDYLYAGSLFTHQLSHIWVDFRGIQDACMRTKGWDYFENSRRATLVQQRYAIDNPHGFAGYGEFCWGFTASDGPGPVTLEINGVKRTFYDYVARGVPEGPDDGTIAPWVAVASLPFAPEIVLPTIDYFIHQVALKAGNPYGFKATFNPTFPEKSHNPYGWVSPWHFGINEGPIILMIENYRSEFVWDLMRDCPFINRGLRRAGFTGGWLGTPLT; encoded by the coding sequence ATGCTATTCGAACGCTTTTTTCCTCGTCCGCATCTGGCCGTGGGTGGATACTCCGGCCTCTTTATTTCTATCGCTATGAGCGCTAAAAAATTGTGTACTGAAGCTGAGCTGGAACTGCTTCAAAGAGAATCTTTCAGCTATTTTCTACACGAAACCAATCCCCAAAACGGCCTGGTAATTGACAAGAGCGCCCCGGGCTGGCCCGCGAGCGTAGCTGCGGTAGGCCTCGCCCTTTCGGCCTATCCGGTGGCGGTTGAGCGTGGATTTATTTCCCGCGCGGCGGCCGTTGAGCGGGTATTGGTGACGCTGCGATTTTTTTGGAACAGTCCGCAAGGCACCGAGGCCGATGCCACCGGCTATAAAGGGTTCTATTATCATTTTTTAGACATGTCCACCGGACAGCGCGTCTGGAATTGTGAACTCTCGACGATTGATAGCGCATTTTTTCTGGCAGGGGCCTTAACTGCGGGGCGCTACTTTGCTGCTCCGAGTCCGGAAGAGACCGAAATTCGCACGCTGGCCGAAGCACTTTATCTGCGCGCCGACTGGCAGTGGGCGCAAGCCGATGGCGCCGCCGTGTCGATGGGCTGGACGCCTGAAAGCGGCTTTCTGCCATACCGTTGGAAGGGCTACGACGAGGCTTTGCTGTTATATATTCTTGGATGCGGATCTCCAACCCACCCCTTAACCGCTACCAGTTACGCCGGATGGACGTCTGCGTATCAATGGGAGCGGCATTACGGGATCGATTATCTTTACGCGGGATCACTATTTACGCATCAGCTCTCGCATATTTGGGTGGACTTTCGCGGCATACAGGATGCCTGCATGCGGACCAAAGGGTGGGATTATTTTGAAAACAGTCGGCGCGCGACGTTAGTGCAACAGCGGTATGCGATAGACAATCCCCACGGGTTCGCGGGCTACGGTGAGTTTTGCTGGGGATTTACGGCCAGCGATGGTCCCGGCCCGGTAACGTTGGAAATTAATGGCGTTAAACGAACATTCTACGATTACGTAGCGCGTGGCGTGCCGGAGGGCCCGGACGATGGCACCATCGCACCTTGGGTCGCCGTGGCATCGCTGCCGTTTGCACCCGAGATTGTATTGCCGACGATTGATTACTTTATCCATCAGGTTGCATTAAAAGCGGGTAATCCGTATGGATTCAAGGCAACCTTTAATCCTACCTTCCCGGAGAAATCGCATAATCCTTACGGATGGGTCTCGCCCTGGCATTTTGGGATTAATGAAGGCCCTATCATTCTGATGATTGAGAACTATCGGAGCGAATTCGTCTGGGATTTAATGCGTGATTGTCCGTTTATTAATCGTGGTTTGCGGCGTGCCGGTTTCACCGGCGGCTGGCTCGGCACGCCTCTGACATAA